The genomic segment CGACGTTGAGGAGTGGCGTGGGTCACAACCCGGAACAAGGGACACGTTTTGTTACTTGAGCCAGACACGCTCAACCAACGTGATGGCAGGTGTTCGATGGCAACTCTTCCGGTACTTCCTCTGACCGACGCCGTCCTGCTGCCCGGGATGGTCATCCCGGTGACCCTCGACCCGACCACCCAGGCCGCCGTCGACGCGGCCCGCGCCACCGGCGACAAGGAACTCCTGGCCGTACCCCGCATCGACGGCGAGTACGGCTCCGTCGGCGTCGTCGCGACGATCGAGAAGGTGGGCCGGCTGCCCAGCGGCGAACCGGCGGCGGTCGTCCGCGGTCTCGCCCGTGCCCGCATCGGCTCCGGCGTGCCCGGTCCCGGCGCCGCGCTCTGGGTCGAGGCGACCACACTCGACGAACCCGCCCCGGCCGGGCGCGCCCGGGAACTCGCCCGCGAGTACCGCGCGCTCATGACCTCGGTCCTGCAGCAGCGCGGCGCCTGGCAGGTGATCGACGCGATGGAGCGGATGACCGACCTGTCCGAGCTGGCCGACTCGGCCGGTTACGCGCCCTGGCTCAGCCTGACGCAGAAGACCGAACTGCTCGCCGCGCCGGACGTCACCGCCCGGCTGGACCTGCTCGTCGGCTGGGTCAAGGAACACCTGGCCGAGCAGGAGGTCACCGAGCAGATCAACAGCGACGTCCGCGAGGGGCTGGAGAAGTCCCAGCGCGAGTTCCTGCTGCGCCAGCAGCTCGCCGCGATCCGCAAGGAACTCGGCGAGGACGAGCCGGACGGCTCCGCCGACTACCGCTCCCGGGTGGAGTCCGCCGACCTGCCGGAGAAGGTACGCGAGGCGGCGCTGCGCGAGGTCGGCAAGCTCGAGCGGGCCAGTGACGCCTCACCCGAGGCGGGCTGGATCCGTACCTGGCTGGACACCGTCCTGGAAATGCCGTGGAACACGCGTACCCAGGACAACACCGACCTGGCCGCGGCCCGTGCCGTGCTCGACGCCGACCACGCCGGCCTGGCCGACGTGAAGGACCGCATCCTGGAGTACCTCGCGGTGCGCAACCGGCGCGCGGAGCGCAACCTCGGCGTGGTCGGCGGACGCGGCTCCGGCGCCGTGCTGGGCCTCGCCGGCCCGCCCGGTGTCGGCAAGACCAGCCTCGGCGAGTCGGTCGCCCGGGCGCTGGGCCGCACCTTCGTCCGCGTCTCCCTCGGCGGTGTCCGGGACGAGGCGGAGATCCGCGGCCACCGGCGCACCTACGTCGGCGCGCTGCCCGGCCGGATCGTGCGGGCGCTGCGCGAGGCCGGCTCGATGAACCCGGTCGTGCTGCTCGACGAGGTCGACAAGCTGGCCGCCGGTTACGCCGGCGACCCGGCCGCCGCCCTGCTGGAGGTGCTCGACCCGGCGCAGAACCACACGTTCCGCGACCACTACCTGGAGGTCGACCTCGACCTGTCCGACGTGCTGTTCCTCGCCACCGCGAACGTCGTGGAGGCGATCCCCGGCCCGCTGCTGGACCGGATGGAGCTGGTCGCGCTGGACGGCTACACCGAGGACGAGAAGGTCGCCATCGCCCGCGACCACCTGCTGCCCCGGCAGCGGGAACGGGCCGGGCTGACCGCCGAGGAGGTCACCGTCGCCGACGAGGCGCTGGCCCTGATCGCGGGCGAGTACACCCGCGAGGCGGGCGTCCGGCAGCTCGAACGGTCCCTCGCCAAGATCCTGCGCAAGGTGACAGTCGCGCTGGCCGGCGACCCCGTGCCGGTGCACGTGGACGCCGGCAACCTGGCCCGCTACCTGGGCCGGCCGAAGTTCACCCCGGAGTCGGCCGAACGCACCGCCGTGCCCGGCGTGGCGACCGGCCTGGCCGTCACCGGCGCCGGTGGGGACGTGCTGTTCATCGAGGCCACCACGATGGAGGGTGAGCCGGGGTTGACGCTCACCGGCCAGCTCGGCGACGTGATGAAGGAGTCCGCGCACATCGCGTGGTCGTACCTGCGGTCGAACGGACGGCGCTACGGGCTGGACCCGAACGCCCTGGCCGGGCGGCGGATCCACCTGCACGTTCCGGCGGGAGCGGTACCGAAGGACGGCCCGAGCGCCGGCATCACCATGGTGACCGCGCTGGCGTCCCTGGTGACCGGACGACCGGTACGACCCGAGTTCGGGATGACCGGCGAGGTGACGCTCTCCGGCCGGGTGCTGCCGATCGGCGGGGTGAAGCAGAAGCTGCTCGCCGCGCACCGGGCCGGTCTCACCGAGGTGATCATCCCGAAGCGCAACGAGCCGGACCTGGACGACCTGCCGGCGCAGGTGCGGGAGGCGTTGACCGTGCACACGCTGTCCGACGTGGCGGACGTGCTCGCGCTGGCGCTTCGCCCGGCCGAGATCGGCACCCAGGCGCTGGACGGCCCGGCGCTCGCCGCGGCCTGACGACAGTCGCCCCGGCCACCGTACCCACGGTGGCCGGGGCGCCGTCGTACCCGGCTGCCGGTCGCGCCGGGCTCAGCGGCGGTCGCGCCGCTCGTAGCCGCGGTCGCGGCGCTCGCCCGGGCCGTCGCCGTCCCGGTCCCGGCGCACCGTCGCCTTGCGCCCCTTGATGGTGGTGCCGCGCAGCGCGGCGATCACCTCGTCGGCCACCCCCTGCGGCACCTCGACCAGCGAGAACCGGTCGGCGATCTCGATCGAGCCGATGTCCCGGCCGCTGACCCGGGTCTCCCCGGTGATCGCGCCGACCAGGTCCTGCGGACGCACCCCGGCCCGGCGGCCCAGCCCGATGAAGACCTGCGTCGCCCCGCCGGTACGCGGACGGCCCGGGCCCCGGCGGTCGCCCCGCCCGCCGGTCTCCGGCCGGCCCTCGCGCGGGCCCCGGACCGGGACCTGCGGGATCTCCTCCTCGTCGTCCGAGCCCGGCGACGTCGCCTCGTGCGCCAGCTTCACCGCCGCCAGCGCCACCTCGACCAGGTCGAACTCGTCGGTGAGCGACTCCACGATCGCCCGGTACGGGTCGAGGTCGTCCTCCAGCAGGCTCTCCCGCAGCGCGCCCTGGGTCAGCTCCAGCCGCCGGGTCCGCATGTCCGCAACCGTGGGGATCTTGTCGATGGCGATCCGCTGGCCGGTGACCCGCTCGATGGTCTTGAGCATCCGGTGCTCACGCGGCTCGGCGAGCGTGATCGCCACGCCCTCCCGCCCGGCCCGGCCGACCCGCCCGATTCGGTGCACGTACGACTCGGGGGCCGACGGCACGTCGTAGTTGACCACGTGGGTGAGCTGCTCGACGTCCAGCCCTCGGGCGGCCACGTCGGTGGCGACCAGCAGGTCCGCCGTGCCGGCGCGCAGCCGGCCCATCACCCGGTCCCGCTGCTCCTGGCTCATCCCGCCGTGCAGCGCCTCGGCCCGGTAGCCCCGGCCGTTCATCGTCTCGGTGAGCCGGTCCACCTCCTCGCGGCTGCGGCAGAACACGATCGCCGCGGTGGGCGACTCCACGTCCAGCACCCGGCCCAGCGCGGCCGGCTTGTGCCCCCGGGCCACGATGTACGCGCTCTGCCGCACCCGGGGCGCCTCGCCGGCGACCGGCCGCTCCCGCTCGATCCGGATGCGCACCGGGTCGGTCAGGTGCTGCCGGGCCAGCCCGTCGATGCGGGCCGGCATGGTGGCCGAGAACAGCACCGTCTGCCGGCCGGCCGGGGCGTGCTCCAGGATCGCCTCGATGTCCTCGGCGAAGCCCATGTCGAGCATCTCGTCCGCCTCGTCCAGCACGACGGTGGTCAGCGCGCCGAGCCGCAGCGTGCCCCGGGCGATGTGGTCCAGCGCCCGGCCCGGCGTCGCCACCACCACGTCCACCCCGTGGTCGAGCGCGCGCAGCTGCCGGCCGATCGGCTGCCCGCCGTAGATCGGCAGCACCCGGGCGCCCAGGTCCTTGCCGTAGCGGTGGAACGCCTCGGAGACCTGCACGGCCAGCTCCCGGGTGGGCACCAGGACCAGCGACACCGGGTCGCCCTCGGCCCGGCCGAC from the Micromonospora sp. WMMA1947 genome contains:
- a CDS encoding DEAD/DEAH box helicase, translating into MTAAPTPTDPAVPDDAEDAFAFADLGLRTELLGALSALGYEEPTPIQREAIPPLLAGQDLLGQAATGTGKTAAFALPLLQRMPVGRAEGDPVSLVLVPTRELAVQVSEAFHRYGKDLGARVLPIYGGQPIGRQLRALDHGVDVVVATPGRALDHIARGTLRLGALTTVVLDEADEMLDMGFAEDIEAILEHAPAGRQTVLFSATMPARIDGLARQHLTDPVRIRIERERPVAGEAPRVRQSAYIVARGHKPAALGRVLDVESPTAAIVFCRSREEVDRLTETMNGRGYRAEALHGGMSQEQRDRVMGRLRAGTADLLVATDVAARGLDVEQLTHVVNYDVPSAPESYVHRIGRVGRAGREGVAITLAEPREHRMLKTIERVTGQRIAIDKIPTVADMRTRRLELTQGALRESLLEDDLDPYRAIVESLTDEFDLVEVALAAVKLAHEATSPGSDDEEEIPQVPVRGPREGRPETGGRGDRRGPGRPRTGGATQVFIGLGRRAGVRPQDLVGAITGETRVSGRDIGSIEIADRFSLVEVPQGVADEVIAALRGTTIKGRKATVRRDRDGDGPGERRDRGYERRDRR
- the lon gene encoding endopeptidase La, producing MATLPVLPLTDAVLLPGMVIPVTLDPTTQAAVDAARATGDKELLAVPRIDGEYGSVGVVATIEKVGRLPSGEPAAVVRGLARARIGSGVPGPGAALWVEATTLDEPAPAGRARELAREYRALMTSVLQQRGAWQVIDAMERMTDLSELADSAGYAPWLSLTQKTELLAAPDVTARLDLLVGWVKEHLAEQEVTEQINSDVREGLEKSQREFLLRQQLAAIRKELGEDEPDGSADYRSRVESADLPEKVREAALREVGKLERASDASPEAGWIRTWLDTVLEMPWNTRTQDNTDLAAARAVLDADHAGLADVKDRILEYLAVRNRRAERNLGVVGGRGSGAVLGLAGPPGVGKTSLGESVARALGRTFVRVSLGGVRDEAEIRGHRRTYVGALPGRIVRALREAGSMNPVVLLDEVDKLAAGYAGDPAAALLEVLDPAQNHTFRDHYLEVDLDLSDVLFLATANVVEAIPGPLLDRMELVALDGYTEDEKVAIARDHLLPRQRERAGLTAEEVTVADEALALIAGEYTREAGVRQLERSLAKILRKVTVALAGDPVPVHVDAGNLARYLGRPKFTPESAERTAVPGVATGLAVTGAGGDVLFIEATTMEGEPGLTLTGQLGDVMKESAHIAWSYLRSNGRRYGLDPNALAGRRIHLHVPAGAVPKDGPSAGITMVTALASLVTGRPVRPEFGMTGEVTLSGRVLPIGGVKQKLLAAHRAGLTEVIIPKRNEPDLDDLPAQVREALTVHTLSDVADVLALALRPAEIGTQALDGPALAAA